The window TTAAGCATTTGAGTCCATGGCCTAGCCATTTGAATTGGTTTATTATTCTCATTTTTATATTTTATCGAAATATATAAATTGAATTGTATTCAAAGTATATCAACTGTTCACCTCAGTCAATAAAAAAATCACCGTGGGTGCCTATCAGCGTGAATGATTCGCGTTCAAGAATTGACGGCTCACCGGATTGCGGCTAAATTAAAAACTATATGTTTGCAAGGAGGCAGTGGTGCGGTCGGACATCGTCAAGGCCCTGACCGACTTTTTGTCCGGGCAGGCGAATGCCTGGCCTGTCAAGAGAACGTCCGTGAATAAATGGAAGGAGCGATCTGCAAATGAATCTGGTGGATTTGTACCGTGACGCCATGGCCATCAACGGCACCTCTGATCATTCGCTACGACAGTCCAGGGCAGAGGCGTTTTTCGAAACCATCCGGAAAGCGACAATCCCGGAAAAATTCAACTGGGCGGCGGAGATTTTCGAGGGCGTGCACGTGCGCGAGCGCGGCGATCAGGCGGCCTTGATCTGGACCGATCTGGAAACGGGTGCCGAAGCGCGCTTCACCTATGCCCAGTTGGCCGCCAAAGGCAACCAGCTGCTCAACTGCCTGCGCAAGCACGGCGTGGATCACCATGGCAACATCTACATGATGGCCTCCATCGTTCCGGAGACCTGGTTCGCCAGCTTTGCGGCCGTCAAGGGTGGTCTGGTGACCGTGCCCACCGCCACCAACATGACCATGCGGGAACTCGAATACCGATTCAAGACCTATGCGCCTGACGTGATCCTGGCGGACGAGGCGGCAACGGCTGTGCTGGACGAAGCTCTGGCCGCGGCCGGAAAAAAACCCAAGGTCAAACTGGTGCTCGGCGAAAAGGCCGGCTGGACCCCGTTTGAGGCCATCGCGGCGGAGGACGAACACGCCCAGGCCGCGGATACGCGCAGCGACGACATGCTCTTCTGCTTTTTCACTTCGGGCACCACGGGCCAGCCCAAACGGGTGGCCCATACAGCTGTCTCCTATCCCCTGGGCCATCTGTCCACCGCCCTGTTCATCGGCTTTCAACCGGGCGACGTCCATCACAACCTCAGCGCGCCAGGCTGGGCCAAATGGGCCTGGAGCAGCTTTTTCGCCCCGCTGAACGTAGGTGCAACGGCCACCGGCTTCGCCTTCAAGCAACTGGATGGCAAGGCTTACATCGATGCGGTCACCCGCCTGGGCGTGAACACCTTTTGCGCACCGCCCACCGCCTGGCGCATGTTCGTGCGTCTCGATCTAAAAGGCTTCGATTTCAGCCGCCTGAAATCATCGATGAGTGCCGGCGAACCCCTCAATGCGGAAATCATCGAAATGTGGAAACGCCATACCGGCACGGAGATCCGCGACTTTTACGGCCAGACCGAATCCACGGCCATGATCGGCAATCCGCCTTGGATGGAGGGCCGCATGCGCTACGGTTCCTTCGGCCGGCCGTCGGGAATGTACGATGTGGTGCTGCTCGACGACGAAGGTCAGGAGATCGTACGTCCGGAGCAGACCGGGCACATCGCCGTGCGGGTGGACCGGTGGCGTGCGGTGGGATTGTTCGGTGAATACATGGGCGACCCGGACAAAATGGCGGCCGTGTTCAGGGGGAATTACTACTATACCGGCGACCGGGCCTATTTCGACGGCGACGGCTATTGGTGGTTCGTGGGCCGGGCGGACGACGTGATCAAATCGTCGGATTACCGGGTCGGTCCCTTCGAGGTGGAAAGCGCCCTGGTGGAGCATCCGGCAGTGCTCGAAGCGGCGGTGGTGGGCAGTCCGGACCCCAACCGCTACCAGCTGGTCAAGGCCTTTGTCATT is drawn from Desulfatitalea tepidiphila and contains these coding sequences:
- a CDS encoding AMP-binding protein gives rise to the protein MNLVDLYRDAMAINGTSDHSLRQSRAEAFFETIRKATIPEKFNWAAEIFEGVHVRERGDQAALIWTDLETGAEARFTYAQLAAKGNQLLNCLRKHGVDHHGNIYMMASIVPETWFASFAAVKGGLVTVPTATNMTMRELEYRFKTYAPDVILADEAATAVLDEALAAAGKKPKVKLVLGEKAGWTPFEAIAAEDEHAQAADTRSDDMLFCFFTSGTTGQPKRVAHTAVSYPLGHLSTALFIGFQPGDVHHNLSAPGWAKWAWSSFFAPLNVGATATGFAFKQLDGKAYIDAVTRLGVNTFCAPPTAWRMFVRLDLKGFDFSRLKSSMSAGEPLNAEIIEMWKRHTGTEIRDFYGQTESTAMIGNPPWMEGRMRYGSFGRPSGMYDVVLLDDEGQEIVRPEQTGHIAVRVDRWRAVGLFGEYMGDPDKMAAVFRGNYYYTGDRAYFDGDGYWWFVGRADDVIKSSDYRVGPFEVESALVEHPAVLEAAVVGSPDPNRYQLVKAFVILNKGYEPSRELALDLFRHTMTILAKFKMPRIIEFVEALPKTISGKIRRIELREDEIIRKNKGATPKQTEFFYKDFPELSSRRD